A genomic segment from Bubalus bubalis isolate 160015118507 breed Murrah chromosome 5, NDDB_SH_1, whole genome shotgun sequence encodes:
- the NUCKS1 gene encoding nuclear ubiquitous casein and cyclin-dependent kinase substrate 1 isoform X1, with protein MSRPVRNRKVVDYSQFQESDDADEDYGRDSGPPAKKIRSSPREAKNKRRSGKNSQEDSEDSEEKDVKTKKDDSHSAEDSEDEKEDHKNVRQQRQAASKAASKQREMLMEDVGSEEEQEEEDEAPFQEKDSGSDEDFLVEDDDDSDYGSSKKKNKKMVKKSKPERKEKKMPKPRLKATVTPSPVKGKGKVGRPTASKASKEKTPSPKEEDEEPESPLEKKTSSSPPPEKSGDEGSEDEAQSGED; from the exons aaatagGAAGGTCGTTGATTATTCACAATTTCAGGAATCCGATGATGCTG ATGAAGATTATGGAAGAGATTCAGGCCCTCCAGCTAAGAAAATTCGATCATCTCCCCGAGAAGCTAAAAATAAGAGGCGATCTGGAAAGAATTCACAGGAAGATAG TGAGGACTCAGAAGAAAAAGATGTGAAGACTAAGAAGGATGATTCTCATTCAGCAG AGGACagtgaagatgaaaaagaagatCATAAAAACGTGCGCCAGCAACGGCAGGCAGCCTCTAAAGCAGCCTCTAAACAGAGGGAGATGCTCATGGAAGATGTGGGCAGTGAGGAGGAGCAAGAAGAGGAGGACGAGGCGCCATTCCAGGAGA AAGATTCCGGCAGTGATGAGGATTTCCTAGTAGAAGACGATGATGATAGTGACTATGGcagttcaaaaaagaaaaacaaaaagatggtTAAGAAGTCGAAgcctgagagaaaagaaaagaaaatgccgaAGCCCAGGCTAAAGGCCACAG tgacGCCAAGTCCTGTGAAAGGCAAGGGGAAAGTGGGTCGCCCCACAGCTTCAAAGGCATCAAAGGAAAAGACTCCTTCTCCCAAAGAAGAAGATGAGGAACCAGAAAGCCCTCTGGAAAAGAAAACGTCTTCAAGCCCTCCGCCTGAGAAATCTGGGGATGAAGGGTCTGAAGATGAAGCCCAGTCTGGGGAAGATTAA
- the NUCKS1 gene encoding nuclear ubiquitous casein and cyclin-dependent kinase substrate 1 isoform X2, which yields MSRPVRNRKVVDYSQFQESDDADEDYGRDSGPPAKKIRSSPREAKNKRRSGKNSQEDSEDSEEKDVKTKKDDSHSAEDSEDEKEDHKNVRQQRQAASKAASKQREMLMEDVGSEEEQEEEDEAPFQENSGSDEDFLVEDDDDSDYGSSKKKNKKMVKKSKPERKEKKMPKPRLKATVTPSPVKGKGKVGRPTASKASKEKTPSPKEEDEEPESPLEKKTSSSPPPEKSGDEGSEDEAQSGED from the exons aaatagGAAGGTCGTTGATTATTCACAATTTCAGGAATCCGATGATGCTG ATGAAGATTATGGAAGAGATTCAGGCCCTCCAGCTAAGAAAATTCGATCATCTCCCCGAGAAGCTAAAAATAAGAGGCGATCTGGAAAGAATTCACAGGAAGATAG TGAGGACTCAGAAGAAAAAGATGTGAAGACTAAGAAGGATGATTCTCATTCAGCAG AGGACagtgaagatgaaaaagaagatCATAAAAACGTGCGCCAGCAACGGCAGGCAGCCTCTAAAGCAGCCTCTAAACAGAGGGAGATGCTCATGGAAGATGTGGGCAGTGAGGAGGAGCAAGAAGAGGAGGACGAGGCGCCATTCCAGGAGA ATTCCGGCAGTGATGAGGATTTCCTAGTAGAAGACGATGATGATAGTGACTATGGcagttcaaaaaagaaaaacaaaaagatggtTAAGAAGTCGAAgcctgagagaaaagaaaagaaaatgccgaAGCCCAGGCTAAAGGCCACAG tgacGCCAAGTCCTGTGAAAGGCAAGGGGAAAGTGGGTCGCCCCACAGCTTCAAAGGCATCAAAGGAAAAGACTCCTTCTCCCAAAGAAGAAGATGAGGAACCAGAAAGCCCTCTGGAAAAGAAAACGTCTTCAAGCCCTCCGCCTGAGAAATCTGGGGATGAAGGGTCTGAAGATGAAGCCCAGTCTGGGGAAGATTAA